Proteins encoded together in one Rhinopithecus roxellana isolate Shanxi Qingling chromosome 3, ASM756505v1, whole genome shotgun sequence window:
- the LOC104677519 gene encoding serine protease inhibitor Kazal-type 9 yields MRATAIVLLLALTLATMFSVECAQQTKQMVDCSNYKKLPPGQERFCHHMYEPICGSDGKTYKNDCFFCSQVKKTDGKLKFVHFGKC; encoded by the exons ATGAGAGCAACAGCCATTGTCCTACTCTTGGCTCTGACACTTGCAACCATGTTCA gTGTAGAATGTGcccaacaaacaaaacagatg GTTGACTGTAGTAATTATAAAAAGTTACCACCAGGACaagagagattttgtcatcataTGTATGAACCAATTTGTGGATCTGATGGCAAAACTTATAAAAATGATTGCTTCTTCTGTTCTCAAGTTAA GAAAACTGACGGCAAACTTAAATTTgtacattttggaaaatgttaa